From a region of the Zingiber officinale cultivar Zhangliang chromosome 4B, Zo_v1.1, whole genome shotgun sequence genome:
- the LOC121977981 gene encoding NAC domain-containing protein 21/22-like isoform X2, translating into MSHLSMMEARLPPGFRFHPRDDELICDYLAKKAKGEAGNGSVHGYSMMVDINLNKCEPWDLPEMACVGGKEWYFFSLRDRKYATGCRTNRATESGYWKATGKDRKVSRKGVLVGMRKTLVFYKGRAPKGTKTDWIMHEFRIEDSSDTSKFYFKVSFKSRSTITKIDNCQDETSRSTFLPLKYTDIIFDQIPHGLNGYEQVPCFSNLSNDLATPPTPTNVGRNLEGYLRDNNASYLWGSF; encoded by the exons ATGAGTCACTTGAGCATGATGGAGGCAAGGCTGCCTCCGGGTTTCCGGTTCCACCCGCGAGACGACGAGCTAATATGCGACTACCTTGCCAAGAAGGCTAAGGGGGAGGCAGGGAATGGCAGTGTACATGGATACTCTATGATGGTCGATATCAATCTCAACAAGTGTGAGCCATGGGATCTTCCTG AAATGGCATGTGTTGGGGGTAAGGAGTGGTACTTCTTCAGTCTCCGAGATCGCAAGTATGCAACGGGTTGTCGAACGAACCGAGCGACTGAGTCAGGCTACTGGAAGGCAACGGGAAAGGACCGCAAGGTGAGCCGAAAGGGTGTGCTTGTCGGCATGAGGAAGACATTGGTGTTCTACAAAGGTAGAGCCCCTAAGGGCACCAAAACTGATTGGATCATGCATGAATTTCGCATCGAAGATTCTTCCGATACATCCAAATTTTATTTCAAG GTGTCCTTCAAGAGCAGATCAACGATCACCAAAATCGACAATTGCCAAGACGAGACTAGTCGTTCCACCTTCCTTCCGCTCAAGTACACCGACATAATCTTCGATCAAATTCCGCATGGTCTTAATGGTTATGAGCAAGTACCCTGCTTCTCCAACCTTTCAAATGATCTTGCAACTCCTCCGACACCAACCAATGTAGGAAGGAACTTAGAGGGCTACTTAAGAGATAATAATGCCTCTTATTTGTGGGGTTCCTTTTGA
- the LOC121977981 gene encoding NAC domain-containing protein 21/22-like isoform X1, with amino-acid sequence MSHLSMMEARLPPGFRFHPRDDELICDYLAKKAKGEAGNGSVHGYSMMVDINLNKCEPWDLPEMACVGGKEWYFFSLRDRKYATGCRTNRATESGYWKATGKDRKVSRKGVLVGMRKTLVFYKGRAPKGTKTDWIMHEFRIEDSSDTSKFYFKDWVLCKVSFKSRSTITKIDNCQDETSRSTFLPLKYTDIIFDQIPHGLNGYEQVPCFSNLSNDLATPPTPTNVGRNLEGYLRDNNASYLWGSF; translated from the exons ATGAGTCACTTGAGCATGATGGAGGCAAGGCTGCCTCCGGGTTTCCGGTTCCACCCGCGAGACGACGAGCTAATATGCGACTACCTTGCCAAGAAGGCTAAGGGGGAGGCAGGGAATGGCAGTGTACATGGATACTCTATGATGGTCGATATCAATCTCAACAAGTGTGAGCCATGGGATCTTCCTG AAATGGCATGTGTTGGGGGTAAGGAGTGGTACTTCTTCAGTCTCCGAGATCGCAAGTATGCAACGGGTTGTCGAACGAACCGAGCGACTGAGTCAGGCTACTGGAAGGCAACGGGAAAGGACCGCAAGGTGAGCCGAAAGGGTGTGCTTGTCGGCATGAGGAAGACATTGGTGTTCTACAAAGGTAGAGCCCCTAAGGGCACCAAAACTGATTGGATCATGCATGAATTTCGCATCGAAGATTCTTCCGATACATCCAAATTTTATTTCAAG GACTGGGTTTTGTGCAAGGTGTCCTTCAAGAGCAGATCAACGATCACCAAAATCGACAATTGCCAAGACGAGACTAGTCGTTCCACCTTCCTTCCGCTCAAGTACACCGACATAATCTTCGATCAAATTCCGCATGGTCTTAATGGTTATGAGCAAGTACCCTGCTTCTCCAACCTTTCAAATGATCTTGCAACTCCTCCGACACCAACCAATGTAGGAAGGAACTTAGAGGGCTACTTAAGAGATAATAATGCCTCTTATTTGTGGGGTTCCTTTTGA